The Mangifera indica cultivar Alphonso chromosome 8, CATAS_Mindica_2.1, whole genome shotgun sequence genome has a window encoding:
- the LOC123224073 gene encoding acetolactate synthase 3, chloroplastic-like, translated as MYSTMAASSSFIKPSSFISSAASTNNKSSLPISRSVLPISYARQSPTLLISNSLPKPSATSASSATPTATTTIPLTKPPSRFSPDEPRKGADILVEALERQGVTDVFAYPGGASMEIHQALTRSNVIRNILPRHEQGGVFAAEGYARSSGKPGVCIATSGPGATNLVSGLADSLLDSVPIVAITGQVPRRMIGTDAFQETPIVEVTRSITKHNYLVLDVDDIPRIVSEAFFLATSGRPGPVLIDIPKDVQQQLAVPNWNQQIRLPGYMSRLPKDPNEELLEQIVRLVSESKKPVLYVGGGCLNSSEELRRFVELTGIPVASTLMGLGSYPCSDKLSLQMLGMHGTVYANYAVDKSDLLLAFGVRFDDRVTGKLEAFASRAKIVHIDIDSAEIGKNKQPHVSVCGDVKLALKRINKLLESKAGSVKFDFSAWRAELDEQKAKYPLSFKTFEEAIPPQYAIQVLDELTDGNAIISTGVGQHQMWAAQFYKYKRPRQWLTSGGLGAMGFGLPAAIGAAVANPGAVVVDIDGDGSFIMNVQELATIKVENLPIKILLLNNQHLGMVVQWEDRFYKANRAHTYLGDPSRESEIFPNMLKFAEACGIPAARVTRKEDLRAAIKTMLDTPGPYLLDVIVPHQEHVLPMIPSGGAFKDVITEGDGRTKY; from the coding sequence ATGTATTCAACAATGGCTGCCTCCTCTTCTTTCATCAAGCCCTCGTCCTTCATCTCCTCCGCTGCCTCTACCAATAACAAATCTTCATTACCCATTTCAAGATCCGTTCTCCCCATTTCTTATGCACGCCAAAGCCCCACTCTCCTCATCTCAAACTCTCTCCCCAAACCCTCCGCCACCTCAGCTTCCTCCGCAACCCCCACAGCCACAACGACAATCCCATTAACCAAACCTCCTTCCAGATTTTCCCCTGACGAACCTCGCAAGGGTGCCGACATCCTTGTTGAAGCTCTCGAACGCCAGGGCGTCACCGATGTCTTCGCTTACCCTGGTGGGGCTTCAATGGAGATTCACCAAGCTCTTACGCGCTCTAATGTCATTCGCAATATTCTCCCTCGCCACGAACAAGGTGGAGTCTTTGCTGCTGAGGGATACGCGCGTTCCTCTGGAAAACCTGGAGTTTGTATTGCCACGTCAGGACCTGGTGCCACCAATTTAGTGAGTGGACTCGCTGACTCGCTTCTCGATAGCGTTCCGATTGTGGCAATCACTGGTCAGGTGCCACGTAGGATGATCGGTACGGACGCCTTTCAAGAGACCCCAATCGTGGAGGTAACTCGGTCTATTACAAAACATAATTATCTTGTGCTTGATGTTGATGACATTCCTAGGATTGTTAGTGAGGCATTTTTCTTAGCGACCTCGGGAAGGCCCGGCCCGGTTTTGATTGACATACCGAAAGATGTTCAACAGCAGCTGGCGGTTCCAAATTGGAACCAACAAATTAGATTGCCTGGTTATATGTCTAGATTGCCTAAAGACCCCAATGAGGAGCTTTTGGAGCAGATTGTGAGGTTGGTATCTGAATCGAAGAAACCGGTGTTGTATGTTGGTGGTGGGTGTTTAAATTCCAGTGAGGAGTTAAGGAGATTTGTCGAACTTACAGGGATCCCTGTAGCTAGTACTTTGATGGGTCTAGGCTCGTATCCTTGTTCGGATAAGTTGTCATTGCAAATGCTTGGAATGCATGGAACTGTTTATGCTAATTATGCTGTCGATAAAAGTGATTTGTTGCTTGCATTTGGGGTTAGGTTTGATGACCGAGTGACGGGGAAGCTTGAGGCTTTTGCTAGCCGAGCCAAGATTGTTCACATTGATATTGATTCAGCTGAGATTGGCAAGAATAAGCAGCCTCACGTGTCAGTCTGTGGGGATGTGAAGTTAGCGTTGAAAAGGATAAACAAGTTGTTGGAGAGTAAAGCTGGTAGTgttaagtttgatttttcagCTTGGAGGGCGGAGCTTGATGAGCAGAAAGCAAAATACCCGCTGAGTTTCAAGACATTTGAGGAAGCAATTCCTCCACAGTATGCAATTCAGGTTCTTGATGAGTTGACTGATGGAAACGCAATTATTAGTACAGGTGTTGGGCAGCATCAGATGTGGGCTGCTCAGTTTTACAAGTACAAGAGACCTCGCCAGTGGTTAACGTCTGGAGGACTAGGGGCTATGGGTTTTGGATTGCCTGCTGCTATTGGAGCTGCTGTTGCTAACCCTGGTGCAGTTGTAGTAGACATTGATGGTGATGGGAGTTTCATCATGAATGTCCAGGAACTGGCAACTATCAAGGTAGAGAATCTCCCCATTAAGATATTGCTGTTGAATAATCAGCATTTGGGCATGGTGGTGCAATGGGAGGATCGGTTTTACAAGGCAAACAGGGCTCATACGTACCTGGGAGATCCATCAAGAGAGTCTGAAATATTCCCAAATATGTTGAAGTTTGCAGAAGCCTGTGGAATCCCTGCAGCACGTGTCACAAGGAAGGAAGATCTTAGAGCTGCAATTAAGACAATGCTGGACACTCCTGGACCATACCTTCTGGATGTCATTGTTCCCCATCAAGAGCATGTCCTTCCTATGATTCCCAGTGGTGGAGCTTTTAAAGATGTGATCACAGAAGGTGATGGAAGAACCAAGTATTGA
- the LOC123223167 gene encoding uncharacterized protein LOC123223167 produces the protein MGRNTEEQIVSEAESKDLTEGEYKGSLFASVSKSLIENGRASSMVIKKAHTVIPAHIVAEAISTLHGLDLRWSGPITPTEMQYVEQYVLAKYPQYAGLVEGEKLDLSSLCISEETSEVAPEDKRKSPRSGGSREPFTPSSGSNLPDLDRTQLEPSRLLDILTKKSSFPGSFISIPEIQARNKVLNNCGLPDSEYLVLFTPNYKDAMMLVGESYPFFRGNFYMSIIGEEMDYIREFASFKESKVVLAPETWLDLRIKGSQLSQYFRRKCKHTPKGLFSYPADVNGTRYSMHWVSEAHRNSWHVLLDATAFVVGKDRLNLALHRPDFVLCSIENTHAQPSRIICLLIRRKSFDTLTTTSTQANE, from the exons ATGGGGAGGAACACTGAGGAACAGATTGTTTCAGAAGCTGAATCTAAG GACTTGACGGAGGGTGAATATAAAGGATCCCTTTTCGCTTCTGTTTCCAAATCACTGATAGAAAATGGCAGAGCAAGCAGTATGGTTATTAAG AAGGCACATACTGTTATTCCTGCACATATCGTAGCCGAAGCCATATCGACACTCCATGGACTTGACCTCAGATGGTCAGGTCCAATCACACCAACAGAAATGCAATATGTTGAACAGTATGTCCTGGCAAAGTACCCTCAATATGCTGGCCTTGTTGAAGGAGAAAAATTAGATCTCTCCAGTCTTTGTATCAGTGAAGAGACCTCAGAAGTCGCTCCTGAAGACAAGCGAAAGTCGCCTAGAAGTGGTGGTTCGAGAGAACCCTTCACACCCTCCTCTGGGAGCAATCTCCCGGATTTAGACAGAACCCAGTTGGAGCCAtcaagattactggatatactCACCAAGAAATCATCCTTTCCTGGAAGTTTCATCTCAATCCCTGAAATCCAAGCTCGAAACAAGGTTTTGAATAATTGTGGATTACCTGATAGTGAGTATCTTGTTCTCTTCACTCCAAACTACAAGGATGCAATGATGTTAGTTGGGGAAAGCTACCCTTTCTTTAGAGGTAACTTCTACATGAGCATTATTGGTGAAGAAATGGATTACATAAGAGAATTTGCCAGTTTCAAAGAATCAAAAGTTGTATTGGCGCCAGAGACATGGTTGGATTTGAGGATCAAGGGATCACAGCTTAGCCAGTATTTCCGGAGAAAATGCAAGCACACCCCAAAAGGATTATTCTCATATCCAGCTGATGTCAATGGGACACGTTATTCCATGCATTGGGTTTCAGAAGCTCACAGGAACTCATGGCATGTTCTGCTTGACGCCACTGCATTTGTTGTAGGGAAGGATCGGCTAAATCTTGCTCTTCACCGCCCTGATTTTGTGTTATGTAGTATTGAAAATACACATGCACAACCTTCAAGGATCATTTGTCTTCTCATCAGGAGGAAATCCTTTGACACTTTAACAACAACTTCAACTCAGGCCAATGAGTGA
- the LOC123222610 gene encoding glucuronoxylan 4-O-methyltransferase 1-like, which produces MPPKVPYCRPLLTPLIHSSSSPSPITHKYWLGAKSKKMNPAKNLIPLLVFILTALSLLSLLKLAIFTAPSPPFSSSPPPQQSPSPPFSSSPMPKQNTCSSPACGNAPSHPVEISISPHKTSSVNATILTEKEFKLLSNLIKRRAPCNLLIFGLEPQYLKLSKINARGTTIFLEDDSNKISAIKSKSKKTEIYKVEYSIPAKDAYKLLKHARQNPACALGSGPLQVSKCKLALKNLPQEVYKNKWDVVVVDGPSGDAPEAPGRMSTIYTSSIIARAGNATDVIVHDIDRTIEKWFSREFLCDDNLVSAKGKLWNFRITDQSNSTRFCPAKESMIE; this is translated from the coding sequence ATGCCCCCGAAAGTACCTTATTGCCGTCCCCTTCTAACTCCTCTTATTCATTCTTCATCTTCGCCTTCTCCTATCACCCACAAGTATTGGCTTGGAGCTAAGAGTAAGAAGATGAATCCTGCAAAGAATCTTATCCCCCTTCTTGTTTTCATCTTAACAGCCCTCTCCCTCCTCAGTCTTCTTAAACTTGCCATTTTTACTGCTCCTTCACCACCTTTCTCTTCTTCACCACCACCTCAACAATCTCCTTCACCACCTTTCTCTTCTTCGCCCATGCCTAAACAAAATACATGCTCCTCTCCAGCATGCGGTAATGCTCCATCACACCCAGTGGAAATCTCAATAAGTCCACATAAAACTTCGTCTGTTAATGCAACCATCCTCACAGAAAAAGAATTCAAACTTCTATCAAATCTCATTAAGCGTCGAGCACCCTGCAACCTACTTATTTTTGGGCTGGAACCCCAGTACCTAAAGCTCTCAAAAATCAATGCAAGAGGGACCACCATCTTTCTAGAGGATGACTCAAACAAGATAAGTGCAATCAAAAGTAAGAGCAAGAAAACTGAAATCTACAAGGTTGAATACTCGATACCTGCAAAAGATGCTTACAAGCTGCTTAAGCATGCAAGACAGAACCCAGCTTGTGCACTTGGATCAGGACCCCTTCAAGTGTCAAAATGTAAACTGGCATTGAAAAATTTACCACAagaagtttataaaaataaatgggATGTGGTGGTCGTGGATGGACCGAGTGGAGACGCACCAGAGGCACCTGGCAGAATGTCAACAATCTACACGTCTAGTATCATTGCTAGAGCTGGGAATGCAACAGATGTTATAGTACATGACATAGATCGAACAATTGAAAAATGGTTCTCCCGGGAGTTTCTGTGTGATGATAATTTGGTGTCTGCTAAAGGGAAATTGTGGAATTTTAGGATCACAGATCAATCAAATTCTACAAGGTTTTGTCCTGCCAAAGAAAGCATGATAGAATAA